A window from Halomicrobium urmianum encodes these proteins:
- a CDS encoding zinc-dependent metalloprotease: MGLYRSVQAVAGASGDGPIDWSAVADAAKGATDPGSIDLTEAEQRAYADDVRAARDRVREVAGVGFDLPDTVEVQHRHHWIDANIATFERVMRPIEEQADLMPGLARIANTGSMAFALSFLGRNVLGQYDPLLLADSDAGHKLYFVHPNIGRVADMLEVDHDRFRRWIAFHEVAHAAEFGAAPWLSEHLESNLEQTVEALTDGSFDRESLGELDVTMTAVEGYAELVMDRAFDDEFDDLRRKLDERRKGRGPVAQLVRRLLGLGMKRRQYERGKRFFDAVADERGVAGAGKVWEAPENLPTDEELDNPRAWLARVDP; the protein is encoded by the coding sequence ATGGGACTGTATCGCAGCGTGCAGGCCGTCGCCGGGGCGTCCGGCGACGGACCGATCGACTGGAGCGCCGTCGCGGACGCGGCCAAGGGCGCCACCGACCCCGGCTCGATCGACCTCACCGAGGCCGAGCAGCGGGCGTACGCCGACGACGTCCGGGCGGCCCGCGACCGCGTCCGCGAGGTGGCCGGCGTGGGCTTCGACCTCCCCGACACCGTCGAGGTCCAGCATCGCCACCACTGGATCGACGCCAACATCGCCACCTTCGAGCGCGTCATGCGTCCGATCGAGGAGCAGGCCGACCTCATGCCCGGCCTCGCCAGAATCGCCAACACCGGGTCGATGGCCTTTGCTCTCTCCTTTCTGGGACGGAACGTCCTCGGCCAGTACGACCCGCTGTTGCTGGCCGACTCCGACGCCGGCCACAAACTGTACTTCGTCCACCCGAACATCGGTCGGGTCGCGGACATGCTCGAGGTGGACCACGACCGGTTCCGCCGCTGGATCGCCTTCCACGAGGTGGCCCACGCCGCGGAGTTCGGCGCGGCGCCGTGGCTCTCGGAGCACCTGGAGTCGAACCTCGAACAGACCGTCGAGGCGCTGACCGACGGCTCGTTCGACCGGGAGTCGCTCGGGGAACTGGACGTCACGATGACCGCCGTCGAGGGATACGCCGAACTGGTGATGGACCGGGCGTTCGACGACGAGTTCGACGACCTCCGACGGAAGCTGGACGAGCGCCGGAAGGGCCGTGGCCCCGTCGCGCAGCTGGTCCGGCGGCTGCTGGGCCTGGGGATGAAGCGCCGCCAGTACGAGCGCGGCAAGCGCTTCTTCGACGCCGTCGCCGACGAGCGCGGCGTCGCCGGCGCCGGCAAGGTCTGGGAGGCCCCCGAGAACCTCCCGACCGACGAGGAACTCGACAACCCACGCGCCTGGCTCGCGCGCGTCGATCCCTGA
- a CDS encoding helix-hairpin-helix domain-containing protein, translated as MSEANFAPTETTRTDAQIGTVFEDQRSGDLRKVIYVDDHVVLVRDETGSTTLTPRDTFESQLGNRYRVRRGVDPAVDAGQYDRLRDALAEYEAAEGRKAAHKAEALDEALDLVAGRAPEGEGDGDAESDDDGDEEFPLEDVPGIGPETAGKLRMQGFVTVSDVHGASDDDLLGVSGVGPSALENVREFAEEF; from the coding sequence ATGTCAGAAGCGAACTTCGCTCCCACGGAAACCACCAGGACCGACGCACAGATCGGGACCGTCTTCGAGGACCAGCGCAGCGGCGACCTGCGGAAGGTCATCTACGTCGACGACCACGTCGTGCTCGTCCGCGACGAGACGGGGTCGACCACCCTGACGCCGCGAGACACCTTCGAGTCGCAACTGGGCAACCGCTACCGGGTCCGCCGCGGAGTGGACCCCGCGGTCGACGCCGGGCAGTACGACCGGCTCCGCGACGCCCTCGCAGAGTACGAGGCCGCCGAGGGCCGGAAGGCCGCCCACAAGGCCGAGGCGCTCGACGAGGCGCTCGACCTCGTCGCCGGCCGCGCTCCCGAGGGAGAGGGCGACGGCGACGCGGAGTCGGACGACGACGGCGACGAGGAGTTCCCCCTCGAGGACGTCCCGGGCATCGGCCCGGAGACGGCCGGCAAGCTCCGAATGCAGGGCTTCGTGACCGTCAGCGACGTCCACGGGGCGAGCGACGACGACCTGCTGGGCGTCTCCGGCGTCGGCCCCTCGGCGCTGGAGAACGTCCGCGAGTTCGCCGAGGAGTTCTGA
- a CDS encoding cupredoxin domain-containing protein, whose amino-acid sequence MSNDNEQTDDGRFAVDRRSMLALMGAGGASLALTGGLGSGAAQVDDGGDGGVSADRCEACIDPYTGYLVPGSAAAGTDAGGAVDDETNETATDESDGLAANETEDNESAVGITDNETADNATDTGLGNETADNATAGGAIGNETADNGTGVGLGDDEPADVESEDTPEGDEDGDGLVEPGFLDNGDDAGDGNQTGGGAQAPGASDDDEFDPAVTITMNVGDADVVFPDEEGDAADNETDAGLGNETEDNATDTGLDNESDNETDVGLGNETADNETDGGAIGNETSDDESDGLLGNESDNETDGALNDTTDEQAAAFTQQEQEGFPDFYFDPVGVRVSPGDVVAFQPQEEVHTVTAYNPRYYDLPQRIPEGAPGFSSPPITAGDTWYYQFDETGVYDLFCLPHEQFGMVVRVVVMEEDGEVPEGYDTASATDGETDDGLGNETEAGLGNETEDNETEAGLGNETDTGTAQGGNGVGPAQAGVSDIALSVFQSPEMEPGNIADQGEVAWTDLTEVESQPPAGD is encoded by the coding sequence ATGTCGAACGACAACGAGCAGACCGACGACGGACGCTTCGCGGTCGATCGCCGCTCGATGCTCGCCCTGATGGGCGCCGGCGGCGCGTCGCTGGCGCTCACAGGGGGACTGGGGAGCGGCGCAGCACAGGTAGACGACGGCGGCGACGGAGGCGTCTCCGCCGACCGCTGCGAGGCCTGCATCGATCCCTACACGGGATATCTCGTACCCGGGAGCGCGGCCGCAGGGACCGACGCCGGCGGCGCTGTCGACGACGAAACGAACGAGACGGCGACCGACGAATCGGACGGGCTGGCCGCCAACGAGACCGAGGACAACGAATCGGCCGTCGGCATCACCGACAACGAGACGGCCGACAACGCGACCGACACCGGCCTCGGCAACGAGACGGCCGACAACGCGACTGCCGGCGGCGCCATCGGCAACGAGACGGCCGACAACGGAACGGGCGTCGGCCTCGGCGACGACGAGCCCGCAGACGTCGAGTCCGAGGACACGCCCGAGGGAGACGAGGACGGCGACGGCCTGGTCGAGCCCGGGTTCCTCGACAACGGTGACGACGCCGGCGACGGGAACCAGACCGGCGGCGGCGCGCAGGCGCCCGGCGCGTCCGACGACGACGAGTTCGACCCCGCGGTCACCATCACGATGAACGTCGGCGACGCCGACGTCGTCTTCCCCGACGAGGAGGGCGACGCGGCCGACAACGAGACCGACGCTGGCCTCGGCAACGAGACCGAGGACAACGCGACCGATACCGGACTCGACAACGAGTCGGACAACGAGACGGACGTCGGTCTCGGCAACGAGACGGCCGACAACGAGACCGACGGCGGCGCCATCGGCAACGAGACGTCCGACGACGAGTCGGACGGGCTACTGGGCAACGAGTCGGACAACGAGACCGACGGCGCGCTGAACGACACGACCGACGAGCAGGCCGCAGCGTTCACCCAGCAGGAGCAGGAGGGCTTCCCGGACTTCTACTTCGACCCGGTCGGCGTCCGCGTGTCGCCCGGCGACGTCGTCGCCTTCCAGCCCCAGGAGGAGGTCCACACCGTCACGGCCTACAACCCGCGGTACTACGACCTGCCCCAGCGGATCCCCGAGGGCGCGCCGGGCTTCTCGTCGCCGCCGATCACCGCCGGCGACACCTGGTACTACCAGTTCGACGAGACCGGCGTCTACGACCTGTTCTGCCTGCCCCACGAGCAGTTCGGCATGGTCGTCCGCGTCGTCGTGATGGAGGAGGACGGCGAGGTCCCCGAGGGCTACGACACCGCCAGCGCGACGGACGGTGAGACCGACGACGGCCTCGGCAACGAGACCGAGGCCGGACTCGGCAACGAGACCGAGGACAACGAGACCGAGGCCGGACTCGGCAACGAGACTGACACCGGCACCGCGCAGGGCGGGAACGGCGTCGGGCCGGCGCAGGCCGGCGTCTCCGACATCGCCCTCAGCGTCTTCCAGTCGCCCGAGATGGAACCGGGGAACATCGCCGACCAGGGCGAGGTCGCCTGGACCGACCTGACCGAGGTCGAATCCCAGCCCCCGGCCGGAGACTGA
- a CDS encoding AAA domain-containing protein, giving the protein MSVQLRGVVVDVAEPKTVSTDYGDRDLCEVTMRPDRGRGEPTTVTLWGKWTETADYLDVGMELAAHDAEERTYRGEQQYSVGSDGRVVVEPDFLVDVTDVRSWVQCPRMYYLNKIGGTDHAYPVVKGTIVHEVFGDLLRDRDLDEAVADHVEQAGLDLGLLGHDAEEVEAEVRDHASAIQGWLNQGTLTESDEWRSEMTLISERYGLKGRADAVRRGMPVELKTGKNTKRDPRFQDKIQAACYALILGERREEPPDTGTLLYTKNAAVDRNEESGDLSPAKDFSMGSGLLDFVVRTRNEIAAMEADASVPTGYEADAKCEYCFEQDTCMAVSGRLGQESKAGQVGSPVPEEEREYFGRFYRAIEAERRAVHREYAKLWDQTADERADDDRALVDLEPLGQRQLDGGRWELRAEGTGAVSKIREGDVVLASDGDPVSGNAELARVERLGSVDDGADDADVVVTTDEPVELRRLDVYPSEIGADRMLTALHDGVLTQPPEQKDVFFGRREPEFEEIEETFIDNNEAQDEAVRTAVGAGDLALIHGPPGTGKTYTLARIVRALVDRGDRVLLSAFTNRAVDNCIEALEEQGFDDVVRVGTESGVREDMQEYRLESAGDPGECVDRLESADVVAATTASCGSRIMRTQSFDAAIVDEAGQLTEPATLAATNLADRFVLVGDHQQLPPVVQAEGGGSFSDAADLSTSLFERLIEEYPEAGVMLDRQYRMAQQIQAFASREFYDGQLRPATGEVAAQQIGDLDGVDPESLPAHLRDGVNFVDPDGAAEGNTNPAEADAVADVVDAYLAAGVSPGDVGVIAPYRAQVAEIGGRVPDGVAVDTVDRFQGSSKEVIVVSFVATGSLEGPIFEDYRRINVALTRAKKALVLVGDADALASDDVYGRMVEWAR; this is encoded by the coding sequence GTGAGCGTGCAACTGCGTGGGGTCGTCGTCGACGTCGCGGAACCGAAGACCGTCAGCACCGACTACGGCGACAGGGACCTCTGCGAGGTCACGATGCGCCCGGACCGGGGGCGGGGCGAGCCGACCACCGTGACGCTGTGGGGCAAGTGGACCGAGACGGCCGACTACCTCGACGTGGGGATGGAGCTGGCCGCCCACGACGCCGAAGAGCGGACGTATCGGGGCGAGCAGCAGTACTCCGTCGGGAGCGACGGCCGCGTCGTCGTGGAACCGGACTTCCTCGTCGACGTGACCGACGTCCGCTCGTGGGTCCAGTGCCCGCGGATGTACTACCTCAACAAGATCGGCGGGACGGACCACGCCTACCCCGTCGTGAAGGGGACCATCGTCCACGAGGTGTTCGGCGACCTGCTCCGGGACCGCGACCTCGACGAGGCCGTCGCGGACCACGTCGAGCAGGCGGGCCTGGACCTGGGGCTGCTCGGCCACGACGCCGAGGAGGTCGAGGCCGAAGTCCGCGACCACGCCTCCGCCATCCAGGGCTGGCTCAATCAGGGGACGCTGACGGAGAGCGACGAATGGAGATCCGAGATGACCCTGATCAGCGAGCGCTACGGGCTGAAGGGGCGGGCCGACGCCGTCCGGCGCGGGATGCCCGTGGAACTGAAGACGGGGAAGAACACGAAGCGCGACCCGCGCTTCCAGGACAAGATTCAGGCGGCCTGCTACGCGCTGATCCTCGGCGAGCGCCGCGAGGAACCGCCGGACACAGGCACCCTCCTCTACACCAAGAACGCCGCCGTCGACCGCAACGAGGAGTCCGGCGACCTCTCGCCCGCCAAGGACTTCTCCATGGGGTCGGGGCTGCTGGACTTCGTCGTCCGGACGCGGAACGAAATCGCGGCGATGGAGGCCGACGCCAGCGTCCCGACGGGCTACGAGGCCGACGCTAAGTGCGAGTACTGCTTCGAGCAGGACACGTGCATGGCCGTCTCGGGCCGGCTGGGCCAGGAGTCGAAGGCCGGCCAGGTCGGCTCGCCGGTCCCAGAAGAGGAGCGGGAGTACTTCGGTCGCTTCTATCGGGCCATCGAGGCCGAGCGCCGGGCGGTCCACCGCGAGTACGCCAAGCTCTGGGACCAGACCGCCGACGAGCGGGCCGACGACGACCGCGCGCTGGTGGACCTGGAGCCGCTCGGGCAGCGGCAACTGGACGGCGGCCGGTGGGAGCTACGGGCCGAGGGCACGGGCGCCGTCTCGAAGATCCGCGAGGGCGACGTCGTGCTGGCCAGCGACGGCGACCCGGTTTCGGGGAACGCCGAACTGGCCCGCGTCGAGCGGCTCGGCAGCGTCGACGACGGCGCGGACGACGCCGACGTGGTCGTCACCACCGACGAGCCCGTGGAGCTGCGGCGGCTCGACGTCTATCCCTCCGAGATCGGCGCCGACCGGATGCTGACGGCGCTTCACGACGGCGTCCTGACCCAGCCGCCCGAGCAGAAGGACGTCTTCTTCGGCCGGCGCGAACCCGAGTTCGAAGAGATCGAGGAGACGTTCATCGACAACAACGAGGCCCAGGACGAGGCCGTCCGCACGGCGGTCGGCGCCGGGGACCTCGCGCTGATCCACGGGCCGCCGGGCACGGGCAAGACCTACACGCTGGCCCGGATCGTCCGCGCGCTGGTGGACCGCGGCGACCGCGTTCTGCTCTCCGCCTTTACCAACCGCGCCGTCGACAACTGCATCGAGGCGCTGGAGGAACAGGGCTTCGACGACGTCGTCCGCGTCGGCACCGAGAGCGGCGTCCGCGAGGACATGCAGGAGTACCGGCTCGAATCGGCCGGCGACCCCGGCGAGTGCGTCGACCGCCTGGAGTCGGCGGACGTCGTGGCGGCGACGACGGCATCCTGCGGGTCGCGGATCATGCGCACGCAGTCGTTCGACGCCGCCATCGTCGACGAGGCCGGCCAGCTCACGGAGCCGGCCACGCTCGCCGCGACGAACCTCGCCGACCGGTTCGTCCTCGTCGGCGACCACCAGCAGCTCCCGCCCGTGGTGCAGGCCGAGGGCGGCGGCTCCTTCTCCGACGCCGCGGACCTGAGCACGTCGCTGTTCGAGCGCCTGATCGAGGAGTACCCCGAGGCCGGCGTGATGCTCGACCGGCAGTACCGGATGGCCCAGCAGATCCAGGCGTTCGCCTCGCGGGAGTTCTACGACGGCCAGTTGCGCCCGGCGACGGGCGAGGTGGCCGCCCAGCAAATCGGCGACCTCGACGGGGTCGATCCAGAATCGCTGCCGGCGCACCTGCGGGACGGCGTGAACTTCGTCGATCCCGACGGCGCCGCCGAGGGCAACACGAACCCCGCGGAGGCCGACGCGGTCGCGGACGTGGTCGACGCCTACCTCGCGGCGGGCGTCTCGCCGGGCGACGTCGGCGTGATCGCACCGTACCGCGCCCAGGTGGCCGAGATCGGCGGCCGCGTCCCCGACGGCGTCGCCGTCGACACCGTCGACCGGTTCCAGGGCTCCAGCAAGGAGGTCATCGTCGTCTCCTTCGTCGCGACGGGGTCGCTGGAAGGCCCCATCTTCGAGGACTACCGGCGGATCAACGTCGCGCTCACGCGTGCGAAGAAGGCGCTCGTGCTGGTGGGCGACGCCGACGCCCTCGCGAGCGACGACGTGTACGGCCGGATGGTCGAGTGGGCGCGCTGA